A region from the Sorex araneus isolate mSorAra2 chromosome 6, mSorAra2.pri, whole genome shotgun sequence genome encodes:
- the NDN gene encoding necdin, with protein MSEPSEAAREPPGNADAECPAGETPQAATQDGAPGAAPPPPPAAAEDGDPKAPPPAAAGEGRALQGPVAAQPGPGAPAPAQLVQKAHELMWYVLVKDQKRMVIWFPDMVKDVIGSYKKWCRSILRRTSLILARVFGLHLRLSSLHTMEFALVKALAPAELERVALGNRMPMTGLLLMILSLIYVKGRGARESAVWNVLRILGLRPWKKHSTFGDVRKLITQEFVQQNYLKYQRVPHVEPPEYEFFWGPRASREITKLQIMEFLARVFKKDPQAWPSRYREALEEARALREAQSPAHCPRSGPED; from the coding sequence aTGTCGGAACCCAGTGAGGCCGCGCGCGAGCCCCCCGGCAACGCCGACGCCGAGTGCCCTGCCGGGGAGACCCCGCAGGCCGCCACCCAGGACGGGGCTCCcggggccgcgccgccgccgccaccggcCGCCGCCGAGGACGGGGACCCCAAGGCCCCGCCGCCGGCCGCAGCCGGGGAAGGCCGCGCCCTGCAGGGCCCTGTTGCCGCGCAGCCCGGGCCGGGCGCGCCGGCGCCCGCGCAGCTGGTGCAGAAGGCGCACGAGCTCATGTGGTACGTGCTGGTGAAGGACCAGAAGCGCATGGTCATCTGGTTCCCCGACATGGTGAAGGACGTCATCGGCAGCTACAAGAAATGGTGCCGCAGCATCCTGCGGCGCACCAGCCTCATCCTGGCGCGCGTCTTCGGGCTGCACCTGCGCCTCAGCAGCCTGCACACCATGGAGTTCGCGCTGGTCAAGGCTCTGGCGCCCGCCGAGCTGGAGCGCGTGGCGCTGGGCAACCGCATGCCCATGACCGGCCTGCTGCTCATGATCCTCAGCCTCATCTACGTGAAGGGCCGCGGCGCGCGCGAGAGCGCCGTGTGGAACGTGCTGCGCATCCTGGGGCTGCGGCCCTGGAAGAAGCACTCGACCTTCGGCGACGTGCGCAAGCTCATCACGCAGGAGTTCGTGCAGCAGAACTACCTGAAGTACCAGCGCGTGCCCCACGTGGAGCCCCCCGAGTACGAGTTCTTCTGGGGCCCCCGCGCCAGCCGCGAGATCACCAAGCTGCAGATCATGGAGTTCCTGGCCCGGGTCTTTAAGAaggacccccaggcctggccgtCCCGCTACCGGGAGGCCCTGGAGGAGGCCCGGGCGCTGCGGGAGGCCCAGTCCCCGGCCCACTGCCCCCGCAGCGGCCCGGAGGATTAG